Part of the Portunus trituberculatus isolate SZX2019 chromosome 46, ASM1759143v1, whole genome shotgun sequence genome, AGGAACGGAGAGGGGTAGGGCGTGATCGGTAGTAGATTAGCATGAGGTGGATAGAGAAGGGTAAAGTAAGATGGGCGAGGGAGGGATGAATCAGAGGCGAAATGGAAAATGTCAAGAAATGGATGGAGGGGCTAATGGGGCTGGGGTAGGGCAGGGGCACGGGAGTGGGGATGAGGCGGCACGGGGTTGTCACAGACAGTGTGCACCACGTCGCTTGCAGGATTTATGGTCTTCACGTAAAAGTCTGTTTTTCGTTTGTACATGTTGAAGCTTTTCAGTGGACGGCATTGCAAAGATTAACGTTTCCTAATTCAGTTCCATGGCATTATCGCCTGGTGTGAATATCGAATCATACAGAACCTAATTTTTAGCATCGGGGAGAACTGCCAAGAACAGAAAAATCCTGCAAAGCTGCCTCTTCCTAAAAAGATACGATTTCCCAATCAGGAAGCAATTTGGCTTTAGAGATGTTTTGACGGACTCCCCTCCAAACACCTCATCattgggagaaaagaaaaaaaaaaaactgaaacaatCAGTTTCAGAGTATATCAACAGAAATGATGAGTGCAGGAACAGATTGACTCTTCCATTAGTAAGATGAACAACATAGGAATGAAAGTAAATCTACCGCAGCGAAGCCACCGAAGCGAGCGGGAGGCACGCATttcagctatatatatatatatatatatatatatatatatatatatatatatatatatatatatatatatatatatatatatatatatatatatatatatatatatatatatatatatatatatatatatatatatatatatatatatatatatatatatatatatatatatatatatatatatatatatatatatatatatatatatatatatacatatatacataaatacataaatacatacatatatatatatatatatatatatatatatatatatatatatatatatatatatatatatatatatatacatatttatataaTGAACGACAGAAGGTTTGCCCTGTCATGATAAATAATGTCCATCTCTCTCACTGTGGTGATAGAGCTGGGAGGGAAACCAGAAAATATGCGAAGAGatgtaaagagaagaaatgaggaacgCTTAGAAATGAAAGATTTATACCAAACTCTAAACCTAACATTACCAAAGCCTTTTCACATGCTTACAGCATAAGAGGATCactaagactcagtaaggatgGCTAGAACATTGCCAGAAGATTATCTTTTATGGAATTCTTGCTAACAACCAGAAAGAAGATTGTAAGAAGACTGATGCCGTAGAATCCTCCCGttggagatagacagataagctTTAGATAGACAGGAAATCAAAAGCTGGTAGTTTAAAGGGTGGGAGTAGTCACCCTTCTAAAGAACACTTTGAAAGGAAAGATACATGTGGAGAGAATGACCAGACTAAAGGCGATGGGTTATGGTAGAAGGACAATCACGGAAAACAAAATGAGGGACTCCATCAGGGCTACAAGCCTTGTGAGGGTCAAGACCATTAGGTCCATAGAAAACAGTACTATGAAAATTTCTATAGTGAGAACAATAAAGccagagagtggaggaggaggaacaacgcCCTCAATAGTTCCGTGAGGAGTTGTCAGCAAAAgtctgagagagaaaagtatacttttacaggaggaggaggaggaggaggaggaggaggagaagaagaagaagaagaagaagaagaagaagaagaaaagaagaaaaagaagaaaaagaagaaaagaagaagaagaagaagaagaagaagaagaagaagaagaagaagaagaagaagaagaagaagaagaagaagaagaagaagaagaagaagaagaagaagaagaagaagaagaagaagaagaagaagaagaagaagaagaagaagaagaagaagaagaagaagaagaagaagaagaagaagaagaagaagaagaagaagaagaagaagaagaagaagaagaagaagaagaagaagaagaagaagaagaagaagaagaagaagaagaagaagaagaagaagaagaagaagaagaagaagaagaagaagaagaagaagaagaagaagaagaagaagaagaagaagaagaagaagaagaagaagaagaagaagaagaagaagaagaagaagaagaagaagaagaagaagaagaagaagaagaagaagaagaagaagaagaagaagaagaagaagaagaagaagaagaagaagaagaagaagaagaagaagaagaagaagaagaagaagaagaagaagaagaagaagaagaagaagaagaagaagaagaagaagaagaagaagaagaagaagaagaagaagaagaagaagaagaagaagaagaagaagaagaagaagaagaagaagaagaagaagaagaagaagaagaagaagaagaagaagaagaagaagaagaagaagaag contains:
- the LOC123520134 gene encoding cilia- and flagella-associated protein 251-like; its protein translation is EEEEEEEEEEEEEEEEEEEEEEEEEEEEEEEEEEEEEEEEEEEEEEEEEEEEEEEEEEEEEEEEEEEEEEEEEEEEEEEEEEEEEEEEEEEEEEEEEEEEEEEEEEEEEEEEEEEEEEEEEEEEEEEEEEEEEEEEEEEEEEEEEEEEEEEEEEEEEEEEEEEEEEEEEEEEEEEEEEEEEEEEEEEEEEEEEEEEEEEEEEEEEEEEEEEEE